The proteins below are encoded in one region of Fibrella aestuarina BUZ 2:
- a CDS encoding dipeptide epimerase, with amino-acid sequence MELILHRFELRLRHTFTIAHDSRDVQQTLIVELRDGPLSGFGEATANPYYGITIDRMMTDLGQVRSLVETADWTTAEGLWETVHDGLKTNPFAQCALDEAAHDLVAKRAGQPLFKHWGLDDTTPRPLTNYTIGLDTPEVMAAKLRELPWPVYKIKLGRQETDMATLRLLRQQTDSVFRIDANCGWTADQTMAFMPELIDLGVEFVEQPLPASDWDGMARLRADSPLPIIADESCIVETDVARCADFFHGINVKLTKCGGLTPARRMIAEARQRGLRVMVGCMTESSVGISAIAHLLPLLDYVDMDGTLLITNDPATGVTFDYGRVIYATDNGTGAALR; translated from the coding sequence ATGGAACTGATTTTACACCGCTTCGAGTTGCGGCTTCGTCATACGTTTACCATTGCTCACGACAGCCGCGACGTACAGCAGACGCTGATTGTGGAACTGCGCGATGGCCCGCTCAGTGGCTTCGGTGAGGCCACGGCTAACCCCTACTACGGCATCACCATCGACCGGATGATGACCGACCTCGGCCAGGTACGTTCGCTGGTCGAAACCGCCGACTGGACCACCGCCGAAGGGCTTTGGGAAACCGTCCACGATGGGTTGAAGACGAATCCTTTTGCCCAGTGCGCCCTCGATGAGGCCGCCCATGACCTTGTGGCCAAACGCGCCGGCCAGCCGCTTTTCAAACACTGGGGCCTCGACGATACCACGCCGCGCCCACTCACCAATTACACCATCGGCCTCGACACGCCCGAGGTGATGGCAGCCAAGCTCCGCGAACTCCCCTGGCCGGTATATAAGATTAAATTAGGTCGGCAGGAAACCGACATGGCGACGCTCCGCTTGCTGCGACAACAGACCGATAGTGTGTTCCGGATCGACGCCAACTGCGGCTGGACTGCCGACCAGACGATGGCGTTCATGCCCGAGCTGATCGACCTGGGTGTCGAGTTTGTGGAGCAGCCGCTGCCCGCGTCAGATTGGGACGGTATGGCGCGTCTCCGGGCCGACAGTCCGCTGCCCATTATTGCCGACGAAAGCTGCATCGTGGAAACCGACGTGGCCCGTTGCGCCGATTTTTTTCACGGTATCAATGTGAAGCTCACCAAATGCGGCGGCCTGACGCCCGCCCGCCGGATGATCGCCGAAGCCCGGCAGCGCGGCCTGCGCGTGATGGTTGGCTGCATGACCGAATCGAGCGTGGGGATTTCGGCCATCGCACACCTGCTCCCCCTGCTCGATTACGTCGATATGGACGGTACCCTGCTGATTACCAATGATCCGGCCACGGGCGTCACCTTCGACTATGGCCGGGTCATCTACGCAACCGATAACGGCACCGGCGCCGCCCTCCGATGA
- a CDS encoding aminotransferase class I/II-fold pyridoxal phosphate-dependent enzyme — translation MNHPFTIDQQPNRTIVHSRDGGPERTYLFFSGTSYLGIAQHPQMQALLTEGIARYGLHFGSSRNGNLQLAIYEEAEQKLALWTGAAAALTTSSGMVAGQVVVDWLARQPATDALVLQTAGTHPALWHPLLKAQTVPFTPEGLLPALDPADQRPLCILTNSVDALRGEYYDFSWLSSIRHRRVLLVVDDSHGIGVLHGRRGIYPELAQLVEKQLPNVTFVVTASLAKAMGLPGGVILGPSLLIENLRRTAYFGACSPMPPAYAYAFVHAGPLYKDARKRLDDNVTLAEKRLIPTGLFTHGAGYPVFYTDHDELYPKLLKQGIFIYSFAYPTPADKANTRIVISAYHEPNDIDKLAEAIQHVL, via the coding sequence ATGAACCATCCTTTCACCATCGACCAACAGCCCAACCGGACTATCGTGCACAGCCGCGACGGCGGACCGGAGCGAACGTACCTGTTCTTCTCGGGTACGTCGTATCTGGGCATCGCCCAACACCCGCAGATGCAGGCGCTGCTGACCGAAGGCATAGCGCGCTACGGGTTGCATTTTGGCTCGTCGCGCAACGGCAACCTGCAACTGGCGATTTACGAAGAAGCCGAGCAGAAACTAGCCCTGTGGACCGGGGCGGCGGCGGCGCTTACCACCTCGTCGGGCATGGTGGCGGGGCAGGTCGTTGTCGACTGGCTGGCCCGACAGCCGGCAACCGATGCGCTCGTACTGCAAACGGCGGGTACACACCCAGCCCTCTGGCATCCGCTGCTCAAGGCCCAGACTGTGCCGTTTACGCCCGAAGGTCTGTTACCCGCCCTCGACCCCGCCGACCAACGCCCGCTTTGCATCCTGACCAACTCGGTGGATGCACTGCGGGGTGAGTACTACGATTTCAGTTGGCTGAGCAGCATTCGGCACCGGCGGGTGCTGCTCGTTGTCGACGATTCGCACGGCATTGGGGTGTTGCACGGGCGTCGGGGCATCTACCCGGAACTGGCCCAACTGGTAGAGAAGCAACTGCCCAACGTCACGTTTGTCGTGACGGCGTCGCTGGCGAAAGCGATGGGTCTGCCAGGCGGCGTGATACTGGGGCCGTCATTGCTGATCGAAAATTTGCGCCGAACGGCTTATTTCGGCGCCTGTTCACCCATGCCGCCCGCCTATGCCTATGCATTCGTACACGCCGGTCCGTTGTACAAAGACGCGCGTAAACGACTCGATGACAACGTAACGCTGGCCGAAAAACGGCTGATACCTACGGGCCTGTTTACGCACGGCGCAGGTTACCCCGTTTTCTACACCGACCACGACGAACTGTACCCGAAGCTGCTTAAACAGGGCATCTTCATCTATTCATTCGCCTACCCCACCCCGGCCGACAAAGCCAATACCCGCATCGTTATCAGCGCGTACCATGAACCCAACGACATCGACAAACTGGCCGAGGCGATTCAGCACGTATTGTAG